GATGATACTGAAAATATTCAGGTCGTTCATCGTCAGAGCAAGTGCCAGAAAAGCTCCGATAAGTGACAACGGGATAGAGAACATCACAATTATAGGATCAAGCAAAGAATCGTAGAGAACAACCATAATCAGGTAGATTAATACGATTGCTGCCAGGAATGCATATCCCAGACTTCCGAAAGCATTAGATTGCTGTTCCAGCATACCACCCTCTTTTACAGTAACACCATCGGATATTTTTCCCTGAATTTTTGCAGATATTTCAGCACCAACAGTTCCGGAAGAACGGCCGGTTACATTTGATTTCACAATAATAGAAGGAATTCTGTCTGTACGCTCCAAAGCAGACGGTCCTAATCCAAATGTGATGTCAGCAAATTGATTCAGTTCAATAAGATTTCCATTTTTATTCATAAATGTCAGCTTAGATACATCACCTGCCTTTGTCTTGTCAAATTTATCAATGCCTACACGGATTTTATATTCAAAATCACCTTCCGTATATTTCAGATCATCGTTTCCATTCAATGCAACACGAAGAGTAGAACCTACGTCTGATGAAGACAATCCCAAAGTTGCCATCTTATCACGATCCAGTTTTACTTTTACTTCCTGACGTGGATCATCAATGGAGAATTTAGCATCATTTGTTCCGGGAGTATGACGAACTGCATTCAATATCAATGCTGCTGTTTGCTGCACCTTCTCAAAATCGGTTCCTTGCACAATAAATTGAATTGGTTCTGTTGTGTCTCCCGAAACCCCTTTAACACTTACCCGTGCACGGACTCCCGGCACTTGCATTATTTCAGCTTTCAATTTTTGAGCAAAAACATCTATACCTACATTTCTTTCCTTTTTATCTACCAGTTTTACATCAATGGTACTTACATTATTTTTTGTATTACTGCCAGATAAACCAACATTGGTATATATACGCTCCACTTCTGGTAGCCGGCTTATTATTTTTTCAGCTTGCATAGTAGCCTGATTGTTCTGAAAGACTGTTACCTGAGGGTCCATATCCAGAGTTACAGTCAGCATACCCTGATCGGTATTAGGAACAAATGAGAAGCCGATAAATCCTGCCGGAATCAAGGAAAAGGAGCCTATCAACAAAACAAGCGTAATAATAAAAACCGTCACCTTATGCTGTAATCCTTTAAGTAATACCTGGGAGTAAACCTTTACTATTGAGTCGAAAGTACGCTCAGCCAAACGAGAAAATCGGCCGGATAAAGTAGGCTTTGTATCATCAGATAACTTTCCGAAACGAGACATTAGTAACGGCGTTACAGTAAACGAAACAAATAAGCTGGAAAGTGTAGCAATAATAATTGGGAAAGCAAACTCTCTTAAAATGTTTCCTATTAATCCCCCACTAATAGCCAAAGGCAAGAAAACAACCACAATAACAATAGTTATGGCCATACAGGTAAACATAATCTGTTTGCAGCCTTCAAGTGCTGCCTGCCATTTTGATTTTCCCGCTTCCATATAGCGGAACATGTTCTCAATCACAACAATAGAATCATCCACCAGAATTCCGACAACTAATGACAGAGCCATCAATGACATTAGATTCAGAGAGAATCCCATGAAATACATCACTATAAATGAGGGAATAATTGAGAGCGGAACCGCAATCATTACAATCATAGCACTACGCAGGTTATGCAGAAAGATAAAACATACGATGGACACAATAATAATTGCTAAAATCAAATCAAAAACCACTGCATCTGCCGAGGCTCTGGTGTAAACAGAATCATCGGAAGCAATTTCAAATTTCACCTGACTGCTTTTATATTCTTTTTCAATAGATGCCAGTTCGGCTTTAACCAAATCGGCCACTTTTACAGCATTGGCATCTGATTGTTTTTTTATGGCAATACCAATAGCATCACGACCATTAATTCTGTTAATCAACTTTTGTGTGGCAATACCATCTTCCACTTCAGCCACATCCATTATTTTCACTTTCTCACCGGTAGCTGTAGTCTTTATTACCGTATTGCGGAGTTCGTTGAGATTTGAATATTTCGCAGCCAAACGAACAGAATAGGTTGAATTGACATTTTCAACATTTCCAGCCGGAATTTCCATGTTAGCCATTTGAATAGCCTGCAAAACCTGTAATGCAGAGATATTGTAGGCCTTTAATTTGTTGGCATCTATATTGACTTTAACTTCTCGTTCATTTCCTCCTGTCATTTTCACCGAACCTACTCCGTGAAGTTTTGCCAATCGGGGTTGTATCCGGTCTTCAACCAATTTATAGAACTTTGTTGAGGATAATGATGCCGAGGCTGCAATATTCATAATAGGTGCTTCGTCAAGAGAGAGCTTATCAATGGAAGGATCTAATATTCCTGTTGGCAAATCAGACTTAATCACATTAATTTTCCGCTGTGCATCCTGAACAGCCTGGTTAGGATCAGCACCGTCATTTAATTCAATGGCTATGACAGAGACACCTTCCATAGAGGTTGAACTGATTTTTTTCAGATTCTCCAACGTGGAAAGAGCATCTTCCATTTTCTTTGTTACAGAAGTTTCTACTTCCGATGCACCAGCACCCGGATAAACGGTTTGAATGGTGAGCATAGGTAACTGAAACTTCGGCAACAGATTCAAATTAAGCATATTATAACTGACCAACCCGCCAAGAGCCAGTACCGTGAAAATCACTACAATTAATAGCGGTTTCTTTAGAGATGTTTCTACTATTGAAGGCATAATTTCTAATTTTAAAGATTAAGAATCTATTAATACTCACACTAATTCTTAATGACCGAAACATGTGCCCCGTCCATCAGGTTGATTTGTCCGTTTACCACAACTTGATCACCTTCTTTCAAACCTTGCAGCACTTCAATACGACTCTCATAATCTTTACCAATATTGATTTTAACCAATTTTGCTATGCCACCCTCTACCAGATATACTGTTGGTTCCTTTATACTGCTTACAATGGCGTTTCTTGGAATGAATAAGGCAGATTGTTTTTCTCCCAGATCTATAGAAGTACTTACATAAGTTCCGGCTTTAAGCGGATGTTGTTTACTGTTTGGCAACGAAACTTCAACAGCATAAGAATGGGTATTATCACCTTTAGGACTTATATGAGCAACCTTACCACTGAAAGCCACTCCGGGATAAATTTGTGTATTTACGGAAACCGGCTGACCATTCTTCAAATTATATACATTGAATTCAGGTACTGATAAAATTACTTTCAGATTAGAAATATCAGCTAACCCTGCTACTGGAGTAGATGCATTGACATACTTACCTAAATCTATTTCACGAGATGTAATGTACCCGCTGAAAGGTGCTCTGATATAAGTATCTTCCAATTGTTTCTGAGCTTGTTTCAATTGCACTTTTGCATTTTCATAAGCCACTTTGATGTCTCTTAACTGAGTTTCAGAAACAGCATCCCCGGTTCTCAATGTTTTATAACGTTGTAAATCCTCCTGATATTTATTATAATTGATTCTTGTATTTTCCAGAGTTAACTTATTATATGCATTATCTACACGAGCAAGCACTTTGCCTTTAGTTACATAATCGCCTAGTTTGAAATAAATATTCGTAATCTCACCGCTGGCCTTTGATGCAACCATTACTTCCTGACTGGCTTCAACAGTTCCGGTCATGCTTATATTTGTTTCCGGTGTTTCCTTCTGCACACTTGCTACACTTACAGCAATATTTTTAGTTTCAATCTTCGCTTCTTTTTTACTATTAATTTCGTGTTTGTTCGCTGCCAATTTCCAAGCCATAAGACCTGCAAAAACAATAAATACAATTGATGTTATAACTTTCTTTTTCATGACTATTTTCTATTTCTAATTTTTATTATTTAACCCAGCCTCTAATCTCACCGTTTAAAGACATAATTTCCAGTTCAGCTTCTTTGAACTTATAGAGTGCATCCAGATATCCTGATTGCGCATTATTAAGTGCTACTTCGTCCTGCAGCAAATCATTCATAGTAGCTACGCCTTCCCTGTATTTGAGAGCTGTTTCCTTATATACCTGCTGTGCCAGATCAATGTTATTTTGCTGACGTTCCACTGTTGTTTTACTGTTATAATAATTATTCATCGCATTTTTATAGTCAGCCAAAAAATGTTTTTTAGTATTATCCAGGTTCAGACTACTCTTTATATAGTCGGCTTTTGCCTGATTGTATTTCGAGCGTTTCTGGAAACCATCGAAAACAGGAATCGTTAGTTTTAACCCAACGTATGATGAATTGTACCATTTATTTGCTGCACTGTTATTGAAATAATCCTTAAACTCATTTCTCATTCCCTGATAACCAAATTGTCCGAATAATGCCACACTGGGAAGATAACCTGCATTGGCCAGTTTTTGATTTAACAAAGCAACATCCTTTTGAGCCTCAATCATTTGCACATCAATATGATCTGAGAAGTCAATGTCATTAGCAGGCAAGGCAGAAATCAAAACCATATCAGCACTATCAGTCAGCAGTACCTCTTTATTGAGCGGAATCTCCAGCGTATACTTCATCATATTAAGTTGCTGTTCATACAATGCCTTTGTATTGTCAAGCTGCGTTTGGAGGTTCTGCACAGAAACCATTATCCGATTGTAATCCACCTTTTTGCCAAGACCATTATCCACCTGCTTCTTAGTAATATCTGTCATCCTCTGTGTACGGGCAATATTATCTTCTATCAGTCTTTTTTGTTTCGCGGTAGTTTGTATCAGAAAGTAAAGTTTGGCCACTTCCTTAACAATTTCTTCCTTTGCCTTTTGAACTCCCAGCTTTGAAACATATTCACCTTTCTTTGATAGTTTGAGTGCAGTTAGCGCTGTCTGGTTATACAATACCTGATTAGCAGATATATTTGCCGACGCACTATATTGTACTCCCATTGTGAAAGGAATAGTAGTTCCGGGCTGTCCAAGAAAGTCGCCCGGTATCACTGTCACGGCTAGTTTTGTGTTATCCTGAAACGTTCCACCAATTTCAACCTGTGGAAGTAAAGAAGAACGAGCCTCTTCTGTTTTCTGACGACTTTTCTCCTTGTCCTGAATTGCCTGAGAAACATTAATATTCTTTTCCGCCGCTATTCGCACACACTCTTTTAGTGAAAGAGCGGTAACCCCACTTTCCTGGGCAGAAAGATTTGCAATGCTAAGCAACGTAAATATTGCTGTTAGAAATTTCACTTTCATCCTCATAAATGTTTTTATTATTAGTCTTTGTTTTTATTTAATCTTAAATGCCAGTTTTCTCTGACTTTAATTCTACCATATATTTTACAATACAGACTCTTCTTAGAATCGAATGCAAAAGTGATATAATAATAGGCCACTTCTCTTAGTTCATTTCAGCTATTAGTTGTCCAAAACATGCAAATTCAATATTTACAGCTTTGCGTATAATCCATTTTCAACAAACATTTATCCATTTCGTGCATAATAGAAGGAGTGGCATTTAATATAGTAGCACCAAATAAAGTAAATAGAACAGATAGAACATTGATTCCATTATTCAAATTAATTAAAGCCAAACAGATTAAAATAAGTTATAAGAAATTCCTACATTGAAGAATGCATTTATTGGTTGAGAGATATCAATATATGGTTTCTTATAAATGCGCTTTTTATCGTACAGACGATTAGAGAATGGCTGTATCCCTCCGCCACGGAACGTCAGATAAAAATGTTTTCCTATTAGTGATTCATATATCACTTCTGCTTTTATTTCATTTTTGCTGAAATAGCAAACCTTAGACATTGCATCTTCTTTGGAATGTATATAAAATTCGTCGCCGTCCAAGGACATTCCAAAAGATAATCTGTCTTTTTTTGTAAAATAATGCCTCAAATAAGCATATTTAGGCATTGTAATATCTAACAACCATTCAGAATTGAATTTATGCCAATATGAAAAAATAGGAATTACCGGAACTAAACTTGCACCAATCATACCTGCAAGTCCTAAATTTATCACTGTTGTAGGAGTATGTTTTAATACCATCATCGCAGTTACAGATCCTTTTATCCTTTCAACTCCTTTGTCAGAACCATCCAAAGCAAAAGTAGATATGCCTATTATTGTCTTGTTTAACAGTTTAGTGCGATAAGACCCACTTACTGAAACATCCCAATAATGATATTCATCATTCCTATTTGCAGGCATTGCAGGACTTTGTCCTAAAGGGAGCTCTATATCTTCCAAATTGAAATGATAATAATTATAGTGTGCATTCCCGAAAAGTCTCCACTGCTTTGCATTTAAAATAGAAAAAGCAGAAGACACCTTTACCTTTGAGAAATTACTCACAGTTCCTTTTTCCAAGGTCTGATCATTCTGCTTCAGTTTGTAATCTGCATTTGTATTTTGTTCAAACTGTACATCAAGCGTACGGCTGGCCGAAAAATTTGTGGTTATATACTTGTCGGTCCGGTTACGTAAAGAATCGGTCTGTTCCTGTGCCAGAATATGATATGGAAGTAATAAACATAGTCCTCCGGTAAAAAATAGTTTTCTCATTTTTTCTAATATATTTAAAATACCTGGTTTTATGAATCCTTTAATTATTAATCATTTAGTTGATATTTAGAATTCAAAATTACGTCGTAAGTATGTTTATATTCTTAAAAAAAAGACCGAAAGGGTTATTTGAAATACCGAAATGAAAGAAAAAGAGACTGAAGAATTTCCTTGATATAGATTAAAAGAAAGCAGCCCCGGAAATGGATATCTATTTCCGGGGCTGCTTTAAATGAGGTTGAAAGACTATTTATTTAGTGTACCACTCCTTAAAGCCAGGAACGCGGGCACGACTTACAATGATCTTTTCGGGCGTAGACACATACAAATTCACAGATAATTTACCGCCGAACCAAATAGAAATATCTTTAATTGCTTTATGAGCTATTATGTATTGACGGTTTACCCTGAAAAACAACGATGGGTCGAGTTGCCTTGAAAGCTCATCCAGTGAATAATCCATCGTAAATGTTTGTCCATCGAAAGTAGTAATCTTAGCAATCTTAAATTCTGAATAAAGAAAAGCAATTCTATCTACAGCCAACGGCTGTAACTTATCTTTATACGGTATCAGGAAGTGGGATTTATAGATATCTTTCGTCTGTTGCAGCGTTGCAAGTATATTGGCAACCATATCAGCATTATCGTTTTTAGACGTAAAGTTCCTGAATTTTCCGATAGCCCGTTCCAGATCTTTTTTATTAATCGGCTTCAACAAATAATCAATACTGTTCAACTCAAAGGATTTTAACGCATATTCATCGTAAGCGGTTGTGAAAATAATAGGGCAAGTAATGTTTGTCTTATCAAAAATAGAAAAGGAAGAGCCATCACCCAAATGAATATCCATAAAGACAAAGTCGGGTGCAGAATTTTGCGAAAACCACTCTATACTTTCTTCCACACTTTGCAGAACTGCCACAACTTGAATCTCTTTATCCACTTCGCGAATTAAGCGTTCCAAAGCTTGTGCAGCAATAAATTCATCTTCAACTATAACGGTTTTCATAATCACATTCTTTTAGTTGTTTCCAATTCTTTCACCAAAGGTATTTCTACACAGAAAACTCCTGAAGTGTTTGTAATGATAATCTCTTTGTGAAAAAAAAGTTGGTATCGTTCACTCAAATTTGCCAAACCGATTTTCCCGTTATCACCATCCACATCACTTTTAAGACGGATTACATTTCTCACTCTGATACTATCATGGTCAGTTATATCTACAGTAATGACCAATGGATACTTGTTGCTGATAACATTATGCTTGACTGCATTTTCAATAAGTAGCTGCAGGCTGAATGGCATTATGTAGTATGCGTTATATTTTTCATTGCAGTTAATTTCTACCTGTAAATTATCACTATAACGTATTTTCATCAAATAAATATATGACTTGATAAAATCCAATTCCTTTTCTAGTTGTAAAACAGTATTGTGCTGCATGGTATAGCGAAACATGAATGATAATTTCTCTACATATTCATGAGCTTTATCATCATCGAAACCAATTAAACCATTCAAGGTATTTAATGAATTAAACAGGAAATGCGGGTTCACCTGATTTTTCAATGCCTCGTAACGATTACGTATGTTCTCCGTTATTAATGCCTGCTCATTAAGAATATTTTGCAGACGCTGATCCCACACAAAATGCAGCATTGTCAACAATACAACAATGGCAGTTGCCGTTAAACTTATACTCAGAATTATCGTAGTTAGAAATTTTAATGAAATATTACTGCCGGTGGGTAAAGCCTTAACCCAAGCCCATGAAAGAACTATGCTCAATATAGATGCAATCAATAATGAGCCGATTACAAGCACTAAAACTTTATTTTTTAATTTCCATCCATTTTGTATTATTCTGAAATTAAATAAAAATAGCACGTAGAATATAATGAAATTTTCAATAAAAGTAATAGTCATACTCGGATTGCTAGTTATATCGCTACCATTGTATATTCTGGCCAGAAGTATAATTGCATTTAAAAACACACTTAAGCCTAGTGCCGCAAATAAGGCGTTTTTATTGCTTAATGGACGAATTTGTTTCTTTCTCATAAACTTATATGCTAATTTGATAAAAATTTACTGATAGCTAATCGTATTATATTATATCCTTTAATCATATAATATTGATTTATAACTCAAAGATAAGTGATGTTACAATATCCACACCGAAAAAAGATATCGAAATTCTATTTTTGAGTACTGAAATGATTATATTAAATAACGAAATATTAAATGGGTTGACTTTCCAGAATTTTATTTCTATATTCTATAGGAGTAATCCCTGTGTGCTTCTTGAAAAATTTACTAAAAGAAGATTGCTCTCCAAAATGAAGCTCTTCCGAAATCTGCTGAATGTTGGTACCAGGTTTACGTAGTAATATCTTTGCTTCTGAAATCAAAGCATCACTAATCCATTTCATAGCAGATTTACCACTGAAAGCGTTCAAAACACGTGAAAGGTGACCAGGTGTAATGCACAATTCTTTTGCATAAAACGAAACTTCATGCTGCTCTTTACAATGCCCCAAAATCAACATTATAAAATTCTGAATAATATTATCTTTGGAATCTTCTTTGTATGCATCATTCTCGTTTTTGTATCTTGTCTTATAAGTGATATTCGCAATTTCCAGAATAAAGTTACTTACTTCATTTTTAATCAGTTCTTTTTGGCAGATATGATCGCTTGCTTTTATGCCTCTCTTTATGTGTCCTATAATATCTGTGATGAGTTGCATATTATCATTTTCAAGCATAAGTAAAGGGCTAGTACGACTAGATGTTGTCAATTTCTTGATGATTTGTATTTCTTCAACAATAGACATTATAAATTTCTCAGAGAAAATAAGGCCATATCCTTCAAAATTCTTCCCCATATGAATATCATCCAATATGTGAAGCTTACTCAGCGATAACATCATTCCTTTTGTCAACCGATAGTTTTTGTAATCAACAGTGAAAGAAATATCGCCATATTTACAAAGAATGAAAGTCACAGCATCTATCCGAATAGACGGCATACTCGCATCAAGAGGCTGTTGTTCATCAGTATTCTTGATTGTATAAACAATCACATCATCACCAAATGCTTCGGCTGAAGCATCCTTCGTATTTAATATATTCTCGAAACTTACATTTAACGCATCCATACAGAAAATATTATGTTATGCAAATGTATGTCTTTTTAATGAACTTATCTATATGAAAGATAAGGGAATCACATAGATACATATAACAGAATAAAGTATCGCCAGACTCTTACAAAATATAACCTGAGCTGACTAAATCATTGAGCAATGGTTGTAATTAATTGGTGAATGGCTAATATTTATTCTCCAATAATTTAAAAAAAAAATATTGAGTCGAGTAGGCTTGAGCTGAAATGCTCAGGCCTACTCGACTCAATTCAAGAAAAACATTATTATTCTGAAACCATAGCCTTATTCAGCTCTTCAATAAACTTGTAATTCACAATCACTTCACTAACATCTTTTCGCTTTGAGTAGGCCACCGGCTTTGCATATCCTATACGCATAAGTATCATAGGATATTCGTGATTGATTGGGAATTCAGAACGCATTTCTGATTGCAGATTCAGAATCTCACAAGGCTGATTTATGTAAGCATTAGCAATTCCGGCTTTTGTTGTTTCAAGCAGAAAATGTTCCAGACAACGACCTGTATTAATCCATCCCTGAATACTATTTTCCTTAGAGGTTATCAGCACAAGATGTGAAGACGAATTAATTTTTGCCATATCTGCATTATTCTGTTTCTTGCTGTTGAGGAATGAATTCATTATCGGTTTGGAAATAAACGATGGCATATTGGGTGCACCAAAAGTAGCATAGCTCAGTCCGTCGTTTGCTTTTTCTGATTGTCTTTTGTTAAAGCGAATCCATGACTTCAGTTCCGTGGTGAAAAGAGTATCGCCCATTTGCAGAATATTTCCCTCTTTTACATACTCTTTCAAAGAATCAAAAGGTGCGGTATTCTTTTTCCAGGAATAAATGGATGCTTCACCTGTGCCACACTTTTCAATAATGCTTTTTAAAGTGGCATCAGCTACTTCTTTTCCATTATATTTTGAACGATTCGTTTGTCTTTTTGCTATTTCCTCAAATAGTGTTTCATCCTCAAGAGTCTGCTCTTTTACCAGCTCAACAGTAATTGTTCCTTCATTGCTTAAAGAAACAGCAGGCAGATACTTCATGTGGCGGGCTGCTACGCAAAGATTTTCCGTTGCACATCCAAGACTGATAAACAGCTCCCGGTGATTGCTGTCCACTACCGGCAAAGCTCTGTCAAAGTTAGGGTATATAATAATTCTGCTACTTTCTATCTTAAATTTCCAGGGTTGAGTATTGTGCCCTGAAGGTGCTTTGATTGCTTGTTCTACCAGAAATATAAAATCCTTATTTTGAGCATACATATTATTCATACCAATCACTCCTAAAATTATTATTATAAAAATCCTTTTCATTGCTTTAAGTTGTTTATCCATAAATCTATAATTGTATCGATCCCTTTTGCTAACTGCTCCCAGCCAGCATCACTTTGTATGGATATGCCATTGTACACCGGACACAACTCTTCAAGCATTGCCAGATAACTTATAGATGCAGATAATACACTTGCCAGAGCAGCCACCTCATCCTGTGGAACAGCAGCCAGTTTACTCATGACCTCCACCAGTCGGGATCCATTTTTCTCTCTCTGCTCGCGAAGGCCTACAGTAACCGGGTTATCAGTTGAGAGTTCCCATCTGCACAATCTTCTTAGTGCCACATCTTTACGCAACTGGTAAATCTGCTGCCTAAACATCTCTTTTAGAAAATCACCCAGATTATTAATCTCAGGAATAGCATCAGTAGGAATATTTATCCAGTAATCATATTTAAGTATGTACTGCATAATAAGCTCGTCAATAGAACCAAAGTAACGGTATATCAACATTTTTGAAATATTAGCCCGTTGTGCAACCGCATTTATGCCTACCTTTTCAAATCCGCATTCAGTGATTATCTCCCCTACCGCATCCAGAATCTTCTTTTCCGTCAGATCTCTGTTTTTAACCAGTGTATCAGTTTTATCCATAAAAAATATTAGTTGTTACTTATCGGTAACAAAAGTATGTTACTAATTGGTAACAACAAAATATTATCGCAACTTATTAAGG
This genomic interval from uncultured Bacteroides sp. contains the following:
- a CDS encoding efflux RND transporter permease subunit translates to MPSIVETSLKKPLLIVVIFTVLALGGLVSYNMLNLNLLPKFQLPMLTIQTVYPGAGASEVETSVTKKMEDALSTLENLKKISSTSMEGVSVIAIELNDGADPNQAVQDAQRKINVIKSDLPTGILDPSIDKLSLDEAPIMNIAASASLSSTKFYKLVEDRIQPRLAKLHGVGSVKMTGGNEREVKVNIDANKLKAYNISALQVLQAIQMANMEIPAGNVENVNSTYSVRLAAKYSNLNELRNTVIKTTATGEKVKIMDVAEVEDGIATQKLINRINGRDAIGIAIKKQSDANAVKVADLVKAELASIEKEYKSSQVKFEIASDDSVYTRASADAVVFDLILAIIIVSIVCFIFLHNLRSAMIVMIAVPLSIIPSFIVMYFMGFSLNLMSLMALSLVVGILVDDSIVVIENMFRYMEAGKSKWQAALEGCKQIMFTCMAITIVIVVVFLPLAISGGLIGNILREFAFPIIIATLSSLFVSFTVTPLLMSRFGKLSDDTKPTLSGRFSRLAERTFDSIVKVYSQVLLKGLQHKVTVFIITLVLLIGSFSLIPAGFIGFSFVPNTDQGMLTVTLDMDPQVTVFQNNQATMQAEKIISRLPEVERIYTNVGLSGSNTKNNVSTIDVKLVDKKERNVGIDVFAQKLKAEIMQVPGVRARVSVKGVSGDTTEPIQFIVQGTDFEKVQQTAALILNAVRHTPGTNDAKFSIDDPRQEVKVKLDRDKMATLGLSSSDVGSTLRVALNGNDDLKYTEGDFEYKIRVGIDKFDKTKAGDVSKLTFMNKNGNLIELNQFADITFGLGPSALERTDRIPSIIVKSNVTGRSSGTVGAEISAKIQGKISDGVTVKEGGMLEQQSNAFGSLGYAFLAAIVLIYLIMVVLYDSLLDPIIVMFSIPLSLIGAFLALALTMNDLNIFSIIGLIVLIGLVAKNAILLVDFTNHMRRDKGMDTFNALIEAGKERLRPILMTTFAMIFGMLPIAMASGNGAEFKNGMAWVIIGGLASSMILTLVVVPVVYYIFDKLTARFRHYTKNRAIEHLKETLMEEEEVVVSQ
- a CDS encoding efflux RND transporter periplasmic adaptor subunit — protein: MKKKVITSIVFIVFAGLMAWKLAANKHEINSKKEAKIETKNIAVSVASVQKETPETNISMTGTVEASQEVMVASKASGEITNIYFKLGDYVTKGKVLARVDNAYNKLTLENTRINYNKYQEDLQRYKTLRTGDAVSETQLRDIKVAYENAKVQLKQAQKQLEDTYIRAPFSGYITSREIDLGKYVNASTPVAGLADISNLKVILSVPEFNVYNLKNGQPVSVNTQIYPGVAFSGKVAHISPKGDNTHSYAVEVSLPNSKQHPLKAGTYVSTSIDLGEKQSALFIPRNAIVSSIKEPTVYLVEGGIAKLVKINIGKDYESRIEVLQGLKEGDQVVVNGQINLMDGAHVSVIKN
- a CDS encoding TolC family protein — encoded protein: MKVKFLTAIFTLLSIANLSAQESGVTALSLKECVRIAAEKNINVSQAIQDKEKSRQKTEEARSSLLPQVEIGGTFQDNTKLAVTVIPGDFLGQPGTTIPFTMGVQYSASANISANQVLYNQTALTALKLSKKGEYVSKLGVQKAKEEIVKEVAKLYFLIQTTAKQKRLIEDNIARTQRMTDITKKQVDNGLGKKVDYNRIMVSVQNLQTQLDNTKALYEQQLNMMKYTLEIPLNKEVLLTDSADMVLISALPANDIDFSDHIDVQMIEAQKDVALLNQKLANAGYLPSVALFGQFGYQGMRNEFKDYFNNSAANKWYNSSYVGLKLTIPVFDGFQKRSKYNQAKADYIKSSLNLDNTKKHFLADYKNAMNNYYNSKTTVERQQNNIDLAQQVYKETALKYREGVATMNDLLQDEVALNNAQSGYLDALYKFKEAELEIMSLNGEIRGWVK
- a CDS encoding DUF6268 family outer membrane beta-barrel protein, with translation MRKLFFTGGLCLLLPYHILAQEQTDSLRNRTDKYITTNFSASRTLDVQFEQNTNADYKLKQNDQTLEKGTVSNFSKVKVSSAFSILNAKQWRLFGNAHYNYYHFNLEDIELPLGQSPAMPANRNDEYHYWDVSVSGSYRTKLLNKTIIGISTFALDGSDKGVERIKGSVTAMMVLKHTPTTVINLGLAGMIGASLVPVIPIFSYWHKFNSEWLLDITMPKYAYLRHYFTKKDRLSFGMSLDGDEFYIHSKEDAMSKVCYFSKNEIKAEVIYESLIGKHFYLTFRGGGIQPFSNRLYDKKRIYKKPYIDISQPINAFFNVGISYNLF
- a CDS encoding LytTR family DNA-binding domain-containing protein, which gives rise to MKTVIVEDEFIAAQALERLIREVDKEIQVVAVLQSVEESIEWFSQNSAPDFVFMDIHLGDGSSFSIFDKTNITCPIIFTTAYDEYALKSFELNSIDYLLKPINKKDLERAIGKFRNFTSKNDNADMVANILATLQQTKDIYKSHFLIPYKDKLQPLAVDRIAFLYSEFKIAKITTFDGQTFTMDYSLDELSRQLDPSLFFRVNRQYIIAHKAIKDISIWFGGKLSVNLYVSTPEKIIVSRARVPGFKEWYTK
- a CDS encoding histidine kinase — its product is MRKKQIRPLSNKNALFAALGLSVFLNAIILLARIYNGSDITSNPSMTITFIENFIIFYVLFLFNFRIIQNGWKLKNKVLVLVIGSLLIASILSIVLSWAWVKALPTGSNISLKFLTTIILSISLTATAIVVLLTMLHFVWDQRLQNILNEQALITENIRNRYEALKNQVNPHFLFNSLNTLNGLIGFDDDKAHEYVEKLSFMFRYTMQHNTVLQLEKELDFIKSYIYLMKIRYSDNLQVEINCNEKYNAYYIMPFSLQLLIENAVKHNVISNKYPLVITVDITDHDSIRVRNVIRLKSDVDGDNGKIGLANLSERYQLFFHKEIIITNTSGVFCVEIPLVKELETTKRM
- a CDS encoding helix-turn-helix transcriptional regulator; its protein translation is MDALNVSFENILNTKDASAEAFGDDVIVYTIKNTDEQQPLDASMPSIRIDAVTFILCKYGDISFTVDYKNYRLTKGMMLSLSKLHILDDIHMGKNFEGYGLIFSEKFIMSIVEEIQIIKKLTTSSRTSPLLMLENDNMQLITDIIGHIKRGIKASDHICQKELIKNEVSNFILEIANITYKTRYKNENDAYKEDSKDNIIQNFIMLILGHCKEQHEVSFYAKELCITPGHLSRVLNAFSGKSAMKWISDALISEAKILLRKPGTNIQQISEELHFGEQSSFSKFFKKHTGITPIEYRNKILESQPI
- a CDS encoding nitroreductase translates to MKRIFIIIILGVIGMNNMYAQNKDFIFLVEQAIKAPSGHNTQPWKFKIESSRIIIYPNFDRALPVVDSNHRELFISLGCATENLCVAARHMKYLPAVSLSNEGTITVELVKEQTLEDETLFEEIAKRQTNRSKYNGKEVADATLKSIIEKCGTGEASIYSWKKNTAPFDSLKEYVKEGNILQMGDTLFTTELKSWIRFNKRQSEKANDGLSYATFGAPNMPSFISKPIMNSFLNSKKQNNADMAKINSSSHLVLITSKENSIQGWINTGRCLEHFLLETTKAGIANAYINQPCEILNLQSEMRSEFPINHEYPMILMRIGYAKPVAYSKRKDVSEVIVNYKFIEELNKAMVSE
- a CDS encoding TetR/AcrR family transcriptional regulator: MDKTDTLVKNRDLTEKKILDAVGEIITECGFEKVGINAVAQRANISKMLIYRYFGSIDELIMQYILKYDYWINIPTDAIPEINNLGDFLKEMFRQQIYQLRKDVALRRLCRWELSTDNPVTVGLREQREKNGSRLVEVMSKLAAVPQDEVAALASVLSASISYLAMLEELCPVYNGISIQSDAGWEQLAKGIDTIIDLWINNLKQ